One Streptomyces sp. CG4 genomic window, ACCAGACCGCGGCTTCGCGCGGCCAGCGCATAGCTCCAGGCGGCGGGCAGCAGCGACGCCCACAGACCGGCCTGATTGCCCTCCGGCAGCCGCCCGTCGGCCAGTTCGAGGCAGGGGATGACCAGCACCGGCACCTGGTGCAGCCGGTCGGCCAGCCCCCGGGCGGCGGTGAGCACGGAGCGGGTTTCTTCGGGCAGCTCGTCCAGCCGTTCGAGGGCGGCGGCGTTGCGGTCGTAGAACGCGGCCCGGTACACCTCGGCGACGTCCGCACGCACTTGCGGGTCAGTGAGCAGGATCCAGCGCCAGTTCTGCCGGTTGTTGCCGTTGGGTGCCTGCAGGGCGACGCGCAGGCAGTCCTCGACCAGCTCCGCATCCACCGCCCGCGCCAGGTCAAGGCCGCGCCGCACGGAACGCGTGGTGGTCAGCAACTCCTCGCAGGACAGGGGAAGTTCAGCGCTCACGGCAGCAGCACCGCCCTGACGACCAGGGCGAGGTACGTCCCCACGATGAAGCCCATCGCGGTCACGAGCGGCCAGCCGCCGTGGCGCGCGGCCAGGAACCGTCGGGTGCCCCAGGCCGGCAGGGCCGCCATCAGGCAGGGCAGCAGCCCGAGCGGGCCGTCCGGCGCGAACAGGACGACCTGGCAACCCACCGCCCCGGCCGCGAGGCTCGCGGTGATCGCCGCGCTGCGCCGGGGGCCGAGGTCGGCCGAGTACAGGCGGGTGCCCGGCTCCGCCTCCCAGGCCGTCTTGCGGGCGAATTCGAAGTGCAGGAACACACAAGCGCACAGCGCGAGAAGCACCGCTTCGCGCCAGTCGGCGGTGATGGTCCCCGCGGCGGCCAGCGAGCCGCACACATAGACGCCGAGCAGCACCTGCACCGGGTAGGTGACCGCGAGGTTGAGCAGCTGCCGGTCGCGTACCGCCGTCGACAGGCGTTCCAGGGCGGCGAGGAACAGTCCGTAACCGAGGGCCGCCAGGATCAACAGGACGGCCGTCGCCGACAGGGCGGCGTTCAGGCCCGCCACGACCGCGGTGAGGGCGGCCATGGCGCCGCGCAGCTCGGCCACGGTGATCGCACCGGTGACCAGCGGCCGGTCCGGGTGGTGCACCCGGTCGTACTCGAAGTCCTTCTGCTCGTCCAGCATGCGCAGGAACAGCAGGGCCAGGACGACGCTGACGACCCGCACCCAGGTGGCGCCGGACGGCCGCCAGGGCGTGCCGGTCAGCTCCACCGCCGAGCCCTCCAGGGCGAGGACCCACAGCAGTCCGTAGGTGGCGTAGATGTGGGGCCGGAACATGCGCAGTACGAAACGGCCCAGCCGGGCGGGCACTTGGGGCGCGGCGACGGTGGTCACTGAGGGGTGTCCCCCTGTTCGGGTATGTGTCGTGCGGTGTCGGTCGTGTCGCGGGGCTCAGGCGCCCGCGTGTGTCCCCGGACTCGCGGAGATGCCCGCCAGGGCCGTGTCCCGGTCGGCGAGCCGGATGCCGGCCTCGGCGACCAGGGCGCCGGGCTGGTGCAGGGTGCACTCGATGTCGGTGCCGGGCAGTACCGGAGCGGTCCGGCACTCCAGGGGCAGGTCCATCTCGGCGAAGCACCTGAACCTCGCGGTCAGGGCGACCGGCAGCGCGGTGGCCGCGCGCACCGTGCCCGCGGCGACGGCTGCGTTCACGGCCAGTTGCCGGAAGGCTTCCAGCTCCAGCATCCCGGGGACATGGTCGACCCAGTGGTCGTACAGGGTCGGGTGCATGGTGTCGGCGACCAGACGGGCCGTGCGTATGCCGTCGCCCGGGGTGCGCGGCGAGGAGATGACCACATTGGCCGGGTCGCTCCGGCCGACCAGGGCGGGATCGATCCGTGGTCCGGGCAGCGCGACGGGGAGTTCGGGCAGGCCGAGTGCCTCGCGCTGCCCGGCCCGCAGGCGCGTCCAGTCCTCCGGCGGCATCCATGAGTAATCGATGCGGGCCAGCATGGCCTCGCGTGCCCCGATGGTCACGGTGAAGCGTAGCCGCAGTCCCGTCACCCCGGCCCGGCTCCGGATCCGGCGCTCGATACAGGCGGCGATGACGGCCTCGGTGGGCGTGGCACCGGACGCCAGGGCAGCCGGATCGGGCATCTCGAACTCGACGGTCCGCAGCAGGAACTTGTGCCCAAGGGGGACACCGAAGTACGAGTGGGCCACCACGAAGATGCCCTGCCTGCACGCCTCGAACAACAGCATCGGGTCGTGGTGCGTGCGGGGTCCCAGGGTGTCGTCGTAGAAGGCGTGCAGGCGGGGAAGCTGCGCGGCGAGCAGCACCTCGTCGTCGCTGTGGCGCTCCGCATCGGTCAGGAAGACCTCGGCGATCGCGGCCCGGTGCACCAGCTCCTTCGGAAGTGTCCGGGCGAACTGCATGGGTCGCTCCTCAGGTCGAGGCGCCGCGTACGGCGTCCAGGTGGTTGCGCCATTCGTCGACGCCGGCACCGTCCAGCACGGGGAGCCAGCCGGGCTGCCGCATGGGAAGAACCTTCGAGCCGACGATGACGGTGTCCCACGGGTCGAGGTCCATCCCGTGGTGCCAGGCCGATTCCAGGAGTTCGCGCGGGGAGGCGGCCGGGTCCAGGCCAGGATGGCGGGCGATGACATCGCGCAGGCGTTCGACAGCGGGCTCGAAGTCGAGTTCACGGGGCTTCGTGGCGGAGTACAGCCAGTGGGCCAGCTCCAGGGCG contains:
- a CDS encoding nitroreductase family protein, with protein sequence MSAELPLSCEELLTTTRSVRRGLDLARAVDAELVEDCLRVALQAPNGNNRQNWRWILLTDPQVRADVAEVYRAAFYDRNAAALERLDELPEETRSVLTAARGLADRLHQVPVLVIPCLELADGRLPEGNQAGLWASLLPAAWSYALAARSRGLVTAWTAVHLDREREVADLLGLPSTVRQGALLPTAYPLRATFRPGPRLPLKDVLHHDGWQGGDLT
- a CDS encoding ScbA/BarX family gamma-butyrolactone biosynthesis protein; this translates as MQFARTLPKELVHRAAIAEVFLTDAERHSDDEVLLAAQLPRLHAFYDDTLGPRTHHDPMLLFEACRQGIFVVAHSYFGVPLGHKFLLRTVEFEMPDPAALASGATPTEAVIAACIERRIRSRAGVTGLRLRFTVTIGAREAMLARIDYSWMPPEDWTRLRAGQREALGLPELPVALPGPRIDPALVGRSDPANVVISSPRTPGDGIRTARLVADTMHPTLYDHWVDHVPGMLELEAFRQLAVNAAVAAGTVRAATALPVALTARFRCFAEMDLPLECRTAPVLPGTDIECTLHQPGALVAEAGIRLADRDTALAGISASPGTHAGA